DNA from Salvelinus sp. IW2-2015 linkage group LG2, ASM291031v2, whole genome shotgun sequence:
gaacatgcacctgtggaacggtcgttaagacagaTTACAGAcggaggcaattaaggtcacagttatggctgatagaggctggactgagggcttgtaggcctgttgtaaggcaggtcctcacccgaCATCACTGACTACAACGTCacctataggcacaaacccaccgtcgctggaccagacatgactggcaaaaagtgctcttcactgacgagtcgcggttttgtctcaccaggggtgatggtcagatttgcgtttattttcgaaggaatgagcgttacactgaggcctgtactctggagctggatcgatttggaggtggagggtccatcatggtctgggccggtgtgtcacagcatcatcggactgagcttgttgtcattgcaggcaatctccacgttgtgcgttacagggacgacatcctcctccctcatgtggtacccttcctgcaggctcatcctgacatgaccctccagcataacaatgccaccagccgtactgctcgttctgtgtgtgacttcctgcaagacaggaatgtcagtgttcgttctgccatggccagcgaagagcccggatctcaatcccattgagcacgtctgggacctgttggatcYgagggtgagggctagggtcattcccccccagaaatgtccgggaacttgcaggtaccttggtggaagagtggggtaacatctcacagcaagaactggcaaatctggtgcagtccatgaggaggagatgcactgcagtacttagtatctggtgtggccaccagctgcattgactgttacttttgattttgacccccccccccctttgttcagggacacatttttccatttctgttagtcacatgtctgtggaacttgttcagtttatgtctcagttgttgaatcttgttatgttcatacaaatatttccacATGCTGAAAATGAACGTAGTTGACAGTGacaggacgtttctttttttgctgagtttagttagccTATAAAATAATGATAGACTACCTGCTGCTGAAATGTCTCTCTCATCTGGCAACTGCCCACTTgcactagcacacacacagatgatgcacagcacacacacagagacgcacgcGCTGAAGGGAAGGCCTAATTCTAATCATGGCTgatatgtagatttttttttttacattttaaaagggAAACACAATATTAAAATTCCACAACTTTTCCAGGATTGTCATGACCGTACGAACCCTTATTTGACAACTTGTAACAGTGCATCRTGGGCATTCAGGCTGGCGTATTCTCAAACTGCGCATTCTCAAACTCTAACAGTCTACTGGCATGTAGACACCGGATTCACAGACTAGCTGCAAATAAACTTAAACAAAGCGGAATCAGGATATGAATGCCCACTCCCCATTGCTTATCAATGCAGATCCCGCTTTTATTCTGCTTTGATCAACCTTTTTTTGACTCTGTCTCTGAATCTGGGCCGTGATAGGCCACTTTGTTTTATAGCAGAGCTGGGATGCAGTTCCCCAAAAATATGGCGCTCCGGACAGCTCCGGCCCATGTCAAGCCAGCTAACCAGTTGAGTAATGTATATTTCTTTGTTATCCTTTCCTCAGATACACAGTTCTGTATGACAGTGCACCACTTCACCAGTCATGGCAAGACCAAGTTTGTGACCAAAAAGTGTGCTGCCAGAGAGCTGTGTCACGCTTCAGGCTGTAGACATCACAGGGACATGGGTCACACAGTAAGTCCATACACCAAAACCCATCCACAATAACCCACCATCATCTGTCTACTCAGGAATTTGTAGAATCAGCTGAAAAGTATTTGTCATTACTGCTGCCCTTGTGTTTTGATTTTGTTGTCGCtcactcctccgctctctctcctctccctctctctctccctctctctccctctctctctctctcttgtaggaGTGTGTGTCGTGCTGTGAGGGTATGATCTGCAACGTGGAGGTCCCCACCAACCACACCAATGCTGTGTTTGCCATGAGGCAGCAGGCCTACAGCTCAGCCCCACCCCAGGCCCCTGTGAGGACAGCGTGGCGCTGCTACTGGATGACATTACTCACCACCCTGGGCCTGGGGTTGACCAGACTGGCCCTACTGTGACACTGCTGTCCCTCAGAGCATGTCCCTATAGAGGGGACCAGACTATACCAGACCAGCATGTTCCTCTGAACATGGAGGATGTGTGTTGTTACAAGTGTGGTGGTAATCTGTGTTAAAGATGTCACATAGATCAATRGAACAATCACGAAGGACTACAGCAGTGTCCTAATGAATGATGCTTGGTTTGATAACATTGGTTGCATCTACATAAGCCAATgggactggagaaagcatccatGGAATCAATAGAATTGGACAAAGACCAATGGTCAGTGGATCTATAGAATTGGATGTAGCTTGCTGGCTAGTGGAGTTGGCAAGCAGAGGAGTTAGCCGGAAGGGTTCAAGGAGGATCATGCCCATCAtaagtctaatgtccattgctgatTCAAAGATGGATGCCCAGTGACCGATCCTTCAATCAGCCCTGGCCAGAGCCCCAACTACTATACGGAGCATGCCGAATGAGAGGCTGGAACCGGGAGACTTTAAATGTTCCACAGAACAWTCCCTAGGATTATTCATGGTCCTGGGAATGTTAATCGTGTGTTTTCTGTGGGATTCTGCAGCACTGCAGCACATGGACCAGGAATGACTGGACACATAGGCATGCCCCATGCCCATTGGATCAGGGAGAACTTTGGGAGACGATGATAGACATGGAATCTGGCGTAAATGTATTAGTACTTGATCCATAGTATGGCACAAAATGAAAGCCATTTTGCACTTGAATGTTTTGTTAAGAAATATtgttacttgtatttttttatagcATAACTTGTGAATATCCTTAAATAAAATGGAAAGAACTATACTTTTGGAAAGATTTACTTTTCTATATATTTAGCTTTTCTCGACAACATGACTTAATGACATTACAGTGTTACTTTTACCAGAATGTATTATCTCTTTGCAGAAGTCCCATGTCTGTGGCCATATTTGTTCTTCGATCTGGAAATCTCAGAAAAAGATGGAATatgatatttatttacataaatagTTGCAATGTCTGGTGATGTAATATGGCATAAAACTATCATTGCCATGAAGTTGTGAGAGATTAATGACAAAGGATTTTATGACTTTCCATGTCAGCAACATGAAAAagttgacctttttaaaggttAACCTTCTTATCGTGTTTTATTGATATTTAATGAATATGTCAAGAAACCATGGAATGTTCTGTTATTTATGGcatattatacaacgggtgggtctaatcctggatgctgattggttaaaaccgagTTCCAGCCGGTGTCTAATCCACATGTTACCACCCACTAAGGCTacattgaaatgcctatttactgttccatctcactgctcAATCCACCGTcgcatcagcccagccaggcaatttatgaacttgatctctactgtaaaaagcatctagacattatctcccatttcttttagactagcatttcgttttcaacagtgGCGACTTGTATAAaacgtgctgtctgtctctctgacatctGTAACGTTGTTTCAATATGGAAATTAGATTTCCAACTGTTTCATAGTAATGAAAGTGCCGGGACGAGATGGACAGGCAGGCaacttttctcagccagtcgaaatcatgaatcagcataatgtTTATGgatacatacaaatacatttcaatagAAAAACAGGTCAAACAAAATGAAACACAGCTAGTTTGCTGTTTTTCCAGATtccgtttgaagtgattgtgttagtgtAGTTGTCTAGCTCCTCTGAACTGTGTCCTGgagttgtcactagttaccacagccacaaagtaaaactTGGgtatttcataaaaaaaaaattggaaacaAAACGTTTTTGGGTCATAATTTAAGGGTAAGGCATAAAGTTAGCAGTGTTGTTAAGGCTATGGctgaggttaggtttaaaatcagattttaagaacaGAAGAAAgagtagaaataggcagggtttatgactttgtggctgtggtaactagtgacaaccgtgTCCTGGCAAGAGWTCAAATTGTCTGTGCCGGGCAAAATCGTGTATCATTAGTTCATTGTTTTGGATGTATCCAattaaatgtcactagaaaacagttaTGCAAATGCAGTTCATGTCTGTTATTCTGGCTGtactgtttgatgtgactgtgttaatggaagttggctagctagcaagcaagggataagcaTGGcgatggaacatttagaacgaacgactggctTGCGTCCATAGATATCGAACAAAAAGACTAAACTACTGGGTCTCTGGCAACCTAAccgatagaatgaacgaccagccggctagggtagcaaccctagatctGTGTCAGTGCTATATTTTGTGGAAGCATGAAATAGAATGAATATATTCATACAAATTAtgtttttatgaaaatatgtcaatcattatttgaatatgttggtaacccgttgtataaaagggataatgccCTCYAAGccgatgtttggaggatatattggcacggtttgctaacaacaacacccgtgccaatatatcctccaagcaCCAGCCTCTTgagcattatcacttaagtaacTTTTCCTATGAATTGCCATACAATGTTTGTTCCTTTATTTCTCAGCGCTTGGTGACCATGACTGCCTGGCTCCATTTTTAAATGGTAAACTCAAATGTTTCAAACTAACGCAATTAGTTTTATGAAGAATCGTAAAGGGCAGTTCACATTTGCGGAATCTCCACCTTACAGGGTTCATAATTGTACAATTACCAATATCCTAATGATCAGAGAGGTAATCTGTATTTGCTTTGATAGTGTTAATGGGAGCTGGGGGGTCATTATCAGAAGCTCTTCTGTTTGCCTTCTTTTCTCAGGAGTGTGTTTTAAGAAAGCCACTCGGCTTGCAGCCTGATGCATGATAGATTAGCATGGTTGGTTGTGATGGTTCAGTCCGTCTCTCGTCAGAGCTACCATAACACCCCTATCCAGTGAGAGTATAGCCAGTAGGGGCCTCACCTGCACCCTGCCCTTGGGTGCACCATGAAGGAGGGTGTTGAAGGGACTGTCAAAACAGACATTCACTTCCTGAAATTAGGCCCTGGGGGAACATTCTCATTTCTGccttgtcatgtgttttttttaaaccagactATTACAGAGATAAACATGCTCTAAAAACAGTACAGGTCATCTagaacagtctgtgtgtgtgtgtgtgtgtgtgtgtgtgtgtgtgtgtgtgtgtgtgtgtgtgtgtgtgtgtgtggtgtgtgtgtgtggtgtgtgtgtgtgtgtgtgtgtgtgtgtgtgtgtgtgtgtgtgttgtgttgtgtgtgtgtgtgtgttgtgtgtggtgggtgggtgtgtgggtgggtgggtgtgctgCGTCGCGCAAGGGCGCACGATACGTTGGGGGATGGGTTTCCATTGTCCAAGACCAGTGAAAGTGTgtgtttggctgttttggcttcacAGAAGAGGCCTCACTGGACAGCCGTTGacttggggctgtgtgtgtgtgtatgcgcacgCTGTTTGCTCTGGCCGCTGCTCGCTTTGTTCTGGCTTTATTAGGCATGGAGCTGCAGCCTGTCACTTTCCACCCTCTCTGGAGTCATCYGTCTCACAAAGACCCAGTGACGCTCTCGAGCCACCCCACATACCCCCCTCAGATTGGCCCCCGATGGCTGCTTTGTGTCTCAGCCGTTTACTGTCAGTGGTTGGAGCAGATTGCAAAATGTATTGCCGGCTCAGATTAAAAACACTTGCTTGATCAAGACATTCTGATGCACTGGAATACATCTTAACTAAATGCTATTGGTATATATGTTAGGTCCACAGGATACAGTTCTGTGACTGGATGAATACTGGATGAAGTTGCATTGTAATGCTTCACATTGACCACATTTAGCCCCTGCTTTACTATGCCATAACAATTGTCTTTATGCAATCTTCTATTGAATTAAACGTAATCCAATTACGACATTATCCACCACTGAAACACAGTATTAGATTATATGTCACTTTTAAGTTATTAACAATAAATTGATGGATTGAAAATAGAAAAGCATTAGTTTAGTATTGGGACATTTGAAGTGGTCTGGGCAATTAGGGAACCAAACCACATTTATAACTGAGTAAGGCCAATCCCATAATGCTTCTGTAATGAAATGGTTGAGCCAAGACGCCAATGATCAACTAAGTACGGTCAAGACTTTCTGCTATGCTTGGTTGACCAGCAGTATGCATGCCAATCATATTCACCtcttgtccccctctctctccttcctcccttccgtccttccttccttctctctctcaactgtATACTCTTCCTCTGATGTTGCAGGTAGGCCTCTAAAAGGGGATATCACTTACCTCTTTCTCATGTTTAATAGCAAATCTGACTATTTCCCCTCTGTGAACAATTTTTTTTCCTCCCCAGGCCCCTAGTTGTCCTTCTCTTACAGTCACAGTATTGGTTGGTGGTGGGTTTTGGTTACCTAACATGATTCTTTGTCCGGGTATGTTTACACGGCGACGGCCAATCGGGGATTAACATTCCGATGTGAGGGCAAAGTTCACaatgctaattggctgacagTATTTCAGAGGGAGAAATCCCAGCACTTTATTCTGCTATGGGGATCTTAGCCCCTTGATACAAGGTTAAGCTGAGTCTCAAAGGCCTGGCCAAACCCCAGTGAGACTCTTACCAAAGGAGAGACAGGAACTCTAATGACTCAAAGGAAAGGGTCTGCTGATAGATCGAGGTGGTGTGGCTGGCTAGTTTTTTCAACTAAGGAGATTAGTGTTGAAAGTGAATTAAATAAGTTATATAAAACTGTactcttttgtttttcttgttgaCTCTGGACAAATCTTTCCATTTCATAGGTTACATGTTCTAAGAAGAACCCTTTGAGTAGACTATATCAACTTCTGTGCAGCCTGGGAGATTTGGATCACAAGACTAGTTTCAAGTAAAACTGGGCCAGTAGTATTCTAAAATGCCATCCTAGTACCCTTGGAATGTATTATGCATAGTAATTGTGCCGGGAGGGTCAACTCTCTTTCAACCCAGTGTCTTTTTAAACCATTCAATGTTTGATCAGGGTTTGTGGATGGGGACATCCCCAGGTTAAACTATTACTCCTCAATCCTAAAAAATGTCTCAGGTGATACTGTATGTCTCAGATACAAATGTTGACAGGTTACACACACCTTTTGACTACATTATGTGTCCAGTCGAATACCATGGTGTTGTTGAATTCTAATTTCTGATTAGCTTGAAGGGACTTCTAGAGCGTGCgttatttccctataacgcactgtatatcagcacggtagaattcaatggctatagttcttACTTGTtatatgtttgagctgcttttgaaaggaaaagtcaaattaaaaacattattggcattgttgaatacgaTTTTCATAATATCAAGCTaagactgatggtttggttagttaaactagcaagtctgtttgtttggttaccaaggcaactactgttgctatctagtaaacttgctagatacttcagtggatgttgaacataTTTCTACCGgtaaaatgaacacatttctagtggtaaatgtgttaaattatagccatggtataaaatggATTAATCAACTCAGGGCTTTATGCGTtatctggaaaataatgcaactcagtGGAAGGTTAGTTCCACTCCGTTAGCgcgtcgtggaacacaccttccaagTCTTTcgttattttccagagaacgcatagcccctcgttgattatcccttacagtACATATTCTGGTGAGACTCAATTTACTACTGTGCACTGATATAAATGTGTACGTGAAGTATATGTAAGATTTCCTATGATTTCCCAAAgctcaagtacagtgaaatggtttgtATCATGTAGCTGTTATGCTCAATGATTCATGTACAGTAACATGGGAAGAATTGAAACCTTTGGCTCCCACAATGTTGTCATTGGTTAGGGTTAGCTCTCAACATCAGTTATACTGATTGGCTAGGCTGGCATGTTTAATCTGGTTCTACAGGTCCTCTCATCATGTGTCACCAGCCTCATAAACCTGCCAGCCGTCGACACATGTTGTCTGGGTTAGTCATTATGCCCTCTCAGATCTGAAGCCCAGGGAGGTCCAG
Protein-coding regions in this window:
- the LOC111976399 gene encoding ly6/PLAUR domain-containing protein 6B; this encodes MMSFSMALHLTAAIQLLALVAICDQVTADRINFYNVKPPVEATPFPKSFKCFTCEQAADNYNCNRWAEDKWCPQNTQFCMTVHHFTSHGKTKFVTKKCAARELCHASGCRHHRDMGHTECVSCCEGMICNVEVPTNHTNAVFAMRQQAYSSAPPQAPVRTAWRCYWMTLLTTLGLGLTRLALL